The Paenibacillus sp. FSL R7-0204 genome includes a region encoding these proteins:
- a CDS encoding ROK family transcriptional regulator yields MKVTGDQALVKKINKSIILHTIRMHSPISRAKVSEVTGLNKATVSNLVAELCGQQLVTEAGPGESSGGRKPLMLHFNEMAGTVIGIELRVKQLKAVLCNLGGGILHERDSVLENHDFPYVLGQMQQMISELIATAPPSHYGLVGIGVGVPGMVDEHGVVLFAPNLGWEMVDLRSILESAFAVPVTIDNEANAGAQGELNFGAARDVRHLLYISAGSGIGSGIIIGGELYKGARGYAGETGHMTIEAEGKPCSCGSRGCWELYASEKTYDNPGLSLPARTTTGLVKYALEGQPDTLSHFNSIGEYLGIGVTNLINSFNPELIVIGGALSEAEPWLGEPLRRVVAERTLPYHKQQLEITFSRLGSRGTMIGAGFSAVMHFLGNIRVTL; encoded by the coding sequence TTGAAAGTTACCGGTGATCAGGCGCTGGTCAAAAAAATAAACAAATCGATTATTTTACATACCATCCGTATGCATTCCCCCATCTCGCGGGCCAAGGTATCCGAGGTGACAGGCCTTAATAAAGCCACCGTCTCCAATCTGGTAGCCGAGCTATGCGGGCAGCAGCTGGTTACTGAGGCTGGACCCGGAGAATCCAGCGGCGGGCGTAAGCCGCTGATGCTGCATTTTAACGAAATGGCAGGAACTGTAATCGGGATCGAGCTGCGCGTAAAACAGCTTAAGGCCGTACTCTGCAATCTGGGGGGCGGCATTCTTCATGAACGGGACAGTGTGCTCGAGAATCACGACTTCCCTTATGTGCTCGGACAGATGCAGCAGATGATCTCGGAGCTGATCGCTACGGCTCCGCCTTCTCATTACGGACTCGTGGGCATTGGTGTCGGCGTTCCGGGAATGGTCGATGAGCACGGCGTTGTCCTGTTCGCGCCCAACCTGGGCTGGGAGATGGTCGACCTGCGTTCGATTCTGGAAAGCGCCTTCGCGGTGCCGGTCACCATTGATAATGAGGCCAATGCAGGCGCCCAGGGTGAGCTGAACTTCGGAGCGGCGCGTGATGTGCGCCATCTGCTGTATATCAGCGCAGGCTCGGGGATCGGGTCGGGGATTATTATCGGCGGAGAGTTGTATAAGGGCGCGCGCGGCTATGCGGGAGAGACCGGACATATGACGATTGAAGCAGAAGGCAAGCCTTGCAGCTGCGGCAGCCGGGGCTGCTGGGAGCTGTATGCCTCCGAGAAAACCTATGATAACCCCGGCCTCTCTCTCCCGGCCCGCACAACGACCGGACTGGTCAAGTATGCGCTTGAGGGGCAGCCCGATACCCTAAGCCATTTCAACTCCATTGGCGAGTATCTGGGAATCGGAGTTACCAATCTGATCAACAGCTTCAACCCTGAGTTGATCGTTATCGGGGGCGCTCTATCGGAGGCGGAGCCGTGGCTCGGCGAGCCGCTGCGCCGGGTTGTAGCGGAGCGTACCCTCCCCTACCACAAGCAGCAGCTCGAAATCACCTTCTCCAGGCTGGGAAGCCGGGGAACTATGATTGGAGCGGGTTTTTCAGCGGTGATGCATTTTCTGGGCAACATTCGCGTGACCCTATAG
- a CDS encoding heavy metal translocating P-type ATPase, with translation MQATSKSMPKSIARQGGAQQPRTPGPRRFDPLAMLSNSEMQAALGSGLIMLAAWATSGWSEVLSVILYVISYTLGGWMKAKEGVETLVKERDLDVNLLMIAAALGAASIGYWNEGAMLIFIFALSGALESYTMERSKKDISALLALKPATAVRIEQGAMSEVTIDQLVLGDLLLVRPGELVPADGKVCRGESSVNQASITGESLPVDKAAGSEVFAGTVNGEGPLYIEVTKTAENTLFAKIIRMVEEAENEVPDSQRFIKRLESVYARVVVAATVLLITLPPFVLDWSWSNTFYKAMVFLVVASPCALVSSIMPAMLSAISKSARKGILFKGGVHLENMARTSVVAFDKTGTLTEGIPQVTDFIAGEGYVREELLAVSASIEKLSGHPLAEAIVALAEAEQIGLRDIEESQSVTGWGIEGVIDGQLWRIGKSNLLDEAAGAATDHWMALRSSLEQDGKTVSLILAGETIAGMIALQDTVRPQAAAAVRKLHDLGIKVAMLTGDREATARVIAGQSGVDLVFAGLLPEDKVSHVKALREQYGHVIMVGDGVNDAPALATATVGMGMGMKGSGAALEIADVVLMNDNIEEIAGTIALARRTQRIVKQNMIFAVTVIATLMISNFVQGIALPFGVVGHEGSTILVILNGLRLLR, from the coding sequence ATGCAAGCAACCTCGAAATCAATGCCCAAATCCATAGCGCGTCAAGGAGGGGCGCAGCAGCCCCGGACTCCGGGACCGCGCCGCTTCGATCCGTTGGCGATGCTCAGCAACTCCGAAATGCAGGCCGCTCTGGGGAGCGGGCTGATTATGCTGGCAGCCTGGGCTACCAGCGGCTGGTCGGAGGTCTTATCCGTAATTCTCTACGTGATCTCTTATACACTGGGCGGCTGGATGAAGGCGAAGGAAGGCGTGGAGACGCTGGTCAAAGAGCGTGACCTGGATGTCAACCTGCTGATGATCGCTGCAGCGCTGGGTGCCGCCTCCATCGGGTACTGGAATGAAGGGGCGATGCTGATCTTCATCTTTGCCCTGAGCGGAGCGCTGGAGAGCTACACGATGGAGCGCAGCAAAAAGGATATCTCCGCCCTGCTGGCCCTCAAGCCTGCTACCGCCGTGCGCATTGAGCAGGGAGCGATGAGTGAGGTTACCATTGATCAGCTCGTGTTGGGCGATCTGCTGCTGGTCCGTCCGGGTGAGCTGGTTCCCGCTGACGGTAAGGTATGCCGGGGGGAATCCTCTGTGAATCAGGCCTCCATCACGGGAGAATCGCTTCCCGTAGACAAAGCTGCCGGCAGTGAAGTATTCGCAGGTACCGTCAATGGAGAAGGTCCCCTCTATATAGAAGTGACGAAGACTGCCGAGAATACACTGTTCGCCAAAATCATCCGCATGGTGGAAGAGGCGGAGAACGAAGTGCCGGATTCGCAGCGTTTTATCAAACGGCTGGAATCCGTATATGCCCGGGTTGTGGTGGCTGCCACAGTACTGCTGATCACCCTGCCGCCGTTTGTGCTGGACTGGAGCTGGAGCAATACGTTCTATAAGGCAATGGTCTTCCTGGTTGTGGCGTCCCCGTGTGCGCTGGTATCCTCAATCATGCCCGCCATGCTGTCGGCTATCTCCAAGAGCGCCCGCAAAGGCATCCTGTTCAAAGGCGGGGTTCATCTGGAGAATATGGCGCGGACCTCGGTCGTTGCTTTTGACAAAACAGGTACCCTGACGGAAGGCATTCCGCAGGTCACGGACTTCATCGCCGGAGAAGGGTATGTGCGGGAAGAGCTGCTGGCCGTGAGCGCCTCGATCGAGAAGCTGTCGGGGCATCCGCTGGCAGAGGCCATTGTCGCGCTTGCGGAAGCGGAGCAAATCGGACTGCGGGATATTGAAGAGAGCCAGTCGGTTACCGGCTGGGGAATTGAAGGCGTCATAGACGGCCAGCTGTGGCGGATCGGCAAGTCCAATCTGCTGGATGAAGCGGCAGGTGCGGCTACGGACCATTGGATGGCTCTGCGCAGCAGTCTGGAACAGGACGGCAAAACGGTATCGCTGATCCTTGCCGGAGAGACCATCGCCGGAATGATTGCCCTGCAGGACACCGTTCGCCCCCAGGCGGCGGCTGCCGTGCGCAAGCTGCATGATCTGGGGATCAAGGTAGCGATGCTGACCGGAGACCGCGAGGCTACAGCCCGGGTAATCGCGGGGCAGAGCGGCGTTGATCTTGTGTTCGCGGGACTTTTGCCGGAAGATAAGGTATCGCACGTCAAGGCGCTTCGGGAGCAATACGGTCATGTCATCATGGTAGGCGACGGGGTGAATGATGCACCTGCACTCGCTACCGCAACGGTTGGCATGGGCATGGGGATGAAGGGCAGCGGGGCTGCCCTGGAGATTGCCGATGTGGTGCTGATGAATGACAACATTGAAGAGATTGCCGGGACGATTGCCCTGGCGCGCCGGACACAGCGGATTGTGAAGCAGAATATGATTTTTGCGGTAACGGTCATTGCCACCTTGATGATCAGCAACTTTGTGCAGGGGATTGCGCTGCCGTTCGGGGTCGTCGGGCATGAGGGAAGCACGATTCTCGTCATCCTTAACGGCTTGCGTCTGCTGCGTTAG
- the xylA gene encoding xylose isomerase, translated as MAYFETVSKISYEGSRSTNPYAFKFYNPTEIVAGKTMEEHLKFAMAYWHTLTAGGSDPFGAETAVRAWDKLSTLDKAKARAEAAFEFMDKMDLQYYCFHDVDIAPEGASLREFYSNIDTIVDILEQGMKASGKKLLWNTANMFTNPRYMHGAGSTCNADVFAHAAAQVKKGLEVGKRLGADNYVFWGGREGYETLLNTNMQLEQDNIARLFSMAVDYAKEIGFDGQFLIEPKPKEPTKHQYDFDAATCIAFLQKYNLDKHFKLNLEANHATLAGHTFEHELHVARINGMLGSLDANQGDPLLGWDTDEFPASIYDATLTLYEVLKNDGLGKGGINFDSKVRRPSFEPEDLFLAHISGMDVYAKGLKVAAKLLEDGVFENFIADRYSSFNEGVGADIVSGKATLASLADYALNNESPRPNKSGRQELLRATLNQYILTAE; from the coding sequence ATGGCTTATTTTGAAACAGTGAGCAAGATCTCTTACGAGGGAAGCCGTTCCACTAACCCTTATGCATTCAAATTCTACAACCCTACAGAAATCGTAGCCGGCAAAACAATGGAAGAACACCTGAAATTTGCAATGGCTTACTGGCATACATTAACAGCTGGCGGTTCCGATCCGTTCGGCGCTGAAACTGCAGTCCGCGCTTGGGACAAACTGAGCACGCTCGACAAGGCTAAGGCCCGTGCTGAAGCAGCATTCGAATTCATGGATAAGATGGACCTGCAGTACTACTGCTTCCATGATGTGGACATCGCTCCTGAAGGCGCGTCCCTGCGTGAATTCTACAGCAACATCGATACCATCGTAGACATCCTTGAACAAGGCATGAAGGCTTCCGGCAAAAAATTGCTGTGGAACACTGCCAACATGTTCACCAACCCGCGCTACATGCACGGTGCAGGCTCTACCTGCAACGCTGACGTATTCGCACACGCTGCTGCACAAGTGAAGAAAGGTCTGGAAGTAGGTAAACGTCTGGGCGCTGACAACTATGTATTCTGGGGCGGCCGTGAAGGTTATGAGACTCTGCTGAACACCAATATGCAGCTGGAGCAGGACAACATTGCCCGCCTGTTCAGCATGGCTGTTGATTATGCGAAGGAAATCGGCTTCGACGGCCAATTCCTGATTGAGCCTAAGCCGAAAGAGCCTACCAAGCACCAATATGACTTCGATGCAGCAACTTGCATCGCATTCCTGCAGAAGTACAACCTGGATAAGCACTTCAAGCTGAACCTTGAAGCGAACCATGCTACACTGGCTGGCCATACTTTCGAGCATGAACTGCATGTAGCCCGTATCAACGGTATGCTGGGATCACTCGATGCGAACCAGGGCGATCCATTGCTCGGCTGGGATACAGATGAATTCCCTGCAAGCATCTACGATGCTACACTGACTCTGTATGAAGTACTGAAGAACGATGGTCTGGGCAAAGGCGGAATCAACTTTGACTCCAAGGTACGCCGTCCTTCCTTCGAGCCTGAGGATCTGTTCCTGGCACACATCTCCGGTATGGACGTATACGCTAAGGGCCTGAAGGTAGCTGCTAAGCTGCTGGAAGACGGCGTATTCGAGAACTTCATTGCGGATCGTTACAGCAGCTTCAACGAAGGCGTTGGCGCTGACATCGTATCCGGCAAAGCGACACTGGCTTCGCTGGCTGACTACGCGCTGAACAACGAGAGCCCGCGTCCGAACAAATCCGGACGTCAGGAACTGCTGAGAGCTACACTTAACCAGTACATCCTGACTGCTGAGTAA
- a CDS encoding glutaredoxin family protein: MENVIVYTSTNCPHCRQVKSFLSDKGVVYEERNIEQNEEYAQQVWDMGMRAVPITVIGDMKIVGMNKTKFDKALAATE; this comes from the coding sequence ATGGAGAATGTAATTGTATACACATCGACGAATTGCCCGCATTGCCGTCAGGTGAAAAGCTTCCTGAGCGATAAAGGGGTAGTGTACGAAGAACGCAACATTGAGCAGAACGAAGAGTACGCCCAGCAGGTGTGGGATATGGGCATGAGAGCCGTGCCGATTACGGTGATCGGGGATATGAAGATCGTTGGTATGAACAAGACCAAGTTCGACAAGGCTTTGGCTGCAACGGAATAA
- the trxB gene encoding thioredoxin-disulfide reductase — protein MYKSIIVGTGPAGLTAAIYLARANLNPLVIEGPQPGGQLTTTTEIENFPGFPEGILGPDLMDNMRKQAERFGAQFVTGWVNSVELGDRPFKLNVEGMGTLITDTLIISTGATAKYLGIPGEQDNIGRGVSTCATCDGFFFRGKEIVVVGGGDSALEEAGFLTRFASKVTLVHRREELRASKIMQDRVRDNAKVTWGLNRTPVEVIAGDKGVTGLKVINNETGEEEFIEASGVFVAVGHHPNTAFLGGQITTDANGYIVSNPGTSETNIPGVFACGDVQDTRYRQAITAAGSGCMAAMDAEKYIESLEHSAVIM, from the coding sequence ATGTACAAATCAATTATTGTCGGTACTGGACCGGCCGGATTGACAGCTGCTATATATTTGGCCCGGGCGAACCTGAACCCGCTCGTTATCGAAGGTCCGCAGCCAGGCGGACAGCTTACAACTACAACAGAGATCGAGAACTTCCCGGGATTCCCGGAAGGCATTTTGGGTCCTGATCTGATGGATAATATGCGCAAGCAGGCAGAGCGTTTCGGTGCACAGTTCGTGACCGGCTGGGTGAACAGCGTGGAACTGGGCGACCGTCCGTTCAAGCTGAACGTGGAAGGCATGGGCACGCTGATTACGGATACGCTGATTATCTCCACGGGTGCTACAGCCAAGTATCTCGGGATTCCCGGGGAGCAGGATAACATCGGACGCGGGGTCAGCACTTGTGCTACCTGTGACGGATTTTTCTTCCGCGGCAAAGAGATCGTGGTGGTCGGCGGCGGCGATTCCGCGCTTGAAGAAGCGGGCTTCCTGACACGTTTTGCTTCCAAGGTAACCCTGGTGCACCGCCGTGAAGAGCTGCGGGCCTCGAAGATTATGCAGGACCGTGTCCGCGATAACGCCAAAGTGACCTGGGGACTGAACCGTACTCCTGTAGAGGTGATTGCCGGAGACAAGGGCGTAACTGGCCTGAAGGTAATTAACAACGAGACCGGCGAAGAAGAGTTCATTGAAGCCAGCGGAGTATTCGTGGCGGTCGGCCATCATCCGAATACGGCATTCCTGGGCGGACAGATCACTACAGATGCGAACGGTTATATCGTATCGAATCCTGGCACCTCCGAGACGAACATTCCCGGCGTATTCGCTTGCGGCGATGTGCAGGATACCCGTTACAGACAGGCCATCACGGCTGCAGGCAGCGGCTGTATGGCGGCTATGGATGCCGAGAAATATATCGAGAGCCTGGAGCACAGCGCAGTAATTATGTAA
- the xylB gene encoding xylulokinase yields the protein MKYVIGVDLGTSAVKTVLVDPQGKVAFEHSEAYPLSRPQPNWSEQNPEDWVEGTIASLKRLMEVSGAKPGQIDGISFSGQMHGLVLVDGEGKALRPAILWNDTRTTAECRKIEKKLGSKLIDIARNRALEGFTLPKILWVQEHEPEVLAKAELFLLPKDYVRYHLTGDYAMDYSDAAGTLLLDVGAKQWSAEIAGAFDLPVSLCPRLVESFEQTGTLLPAVAEASGLLPTTKVFAGGADNACGALGAGILGEGRTMCSIGTSGVVLSYESNKDLNLEGKVHFFNHSEKDAFYIMGVTLAAGHSLTWFKETFAAEKSFDELLQGVNEIPAGSSGLLFTPYISGERTPHPDASIRGSFIGMDSGHTLSHFTRAVLEGITFSLRESIEIVRESGKEITEVVAIGGGAKNEAWLQMQADIFGATIIKLESEQGPAMGAAMLAAYGAGWFESLGACAEAFIRPAETYTPNADQAALYDGIFALYQDVYGQTRELNEKLASYRK from the coding sequence ATGAAATATGTAATTGGTGTCGATCTTGGAACCAGCGCGGTAAAGACTGTGCTGGTTGATCCTCAGGGCAAGGTGGCTTTTGAGCATTCTGAAGCGTATCCGCTCAGCAGACCCCAGCCGAACTGGAGTGAGCAGAACCCGGAGGATTGGGTGGAGGGAACCATCGCCAGTCTGAAGCGTCTGATGGAAGTATCGGGCGCTAAGCCTGGACAGATCGACGGCATCAGCTTCTCCGGCCAGATGCACGGGCTTGTGCTCGTTGACGGCGAAGGCAAGGCGCTGCGTCCCGCCATTCTATGGAATGATACGCGTACGACTGCGGAATGCCGCAAGATTGAGAAGAAGCTTGGCAGCAAGCTGATTGATATCGCCAGAAACCGTGCGCTCGAAGGCTTCACGCTTCCGAAGATTCTGTGGGTCCAGGAGCATGAGCCGGAGGTGCTCGCGAAGGCTGAATTATTCCTGCTGCCGAAGGATTATGTGCGCTACCACCTGACAGGTGATTACGCCATGGACTACTCCGATGCAGCCGGAACCCTGCTGCTCGACGTTGGCGCGAAGCAGTGGAGTGCGGAGATTGCCGGAGCGTTCGATCTGCCGGTCTCCCTCTGCCCGAGACTCGTAGAATCCTTCGAGCAGACTGGAACCCTGCTTCCGGCAGTTGCCGAAGCCTCCGGCCTGCTGCCTACCACCAAGGTGTTCGCCGGCGGGGCAGACAATGCTTGCGGCGCACTAGGCGCCGGCATTCTGGGTGAAGGCCGGACGATGTGCAGTATCGGGACTTCCGGCGTGGTATTGTCCTACGAGAGCAACAAGGATCTTAACCTTGAAGGCAAGGTGCATTTCTTCAACCACAGTGAGAAGGATGCCTTCTATATCATGGGTGTTACCTTGGCGGCAGGACACAGCCTGACCTGGTTCAAGGAGACCTTTGCAGCAGAAAAGAGCTTCGACGAATTGCTGCAGGGAGTGAACGAAATCCCGGCTGGCAGCAGCGGGCTGCTGTTTACCCCTTACATCAGCGGGGAACGTACACCGCACCCGGATGCGAGCATCCGTGGCAGCTTCATCGGGATGGATTCCGGACATACTCTGTCCCACTTTACCCGCGCTGTGCTGGAAGGCATCACCTTCTCGCTGCGTGAATCGATTGAGATTGTGCGTGAATCCGGCAAAGAGATTACCGAGGTTGTGGCGATCGGCGGCGGGGCCAAGAATGAAGCCTGGCTGCAGATGCAGGCTGATATCTTCGGCGCTACGATCATCAAGCTGGAGAGCGAGCAGGGTCCGGCTATGGGCGCAGCTATGCTGGCAGCCTATGGCGCAGGCTGGTTCGAATCCCTGGGTGCATGTGCGGAAGCCTTCATCCGTCCGGCAGAGACCTATACCCCTAATGCAGATCAGGCAGCGCTATATGACGGGATCTTCGCTTTGTATCAGGATGTATACGGCCAGACCCGTGAGCTGAATGAGAAGCTGGCTTCGTACCGTAAATAG
- a CDS encoding GH36-type glycosyl hydrolase domain-containing protein, with protein MSKSNGEELTDMNANEPVSSASSVPSTSSTPPAGPSGRAQSNKAVEPPYGVSLLARTNELDQYFTFNDDAREVEFKRHDMPTPWLNYLSNGTFHTMLSHAGGGLSFYKSPQIWRITRYRFFHLPTDRSGPYIYLQDAGTGSYWCPTYEPAFRKPQEWRSSHGMGYTRFEAQAEELAAKTVYFVGPYENSLIWNLTLTNHSSEAKELNVYAYAEFGMMEFMRELQWQCYNKHQVSAQYHEKEALIYKYGVENQPKPDETPLVYMMSDAPLAGYDGDREEFIGSYRSESNPAAIEQGGCTGSTILGGDPCGALQVRVKLAPGETRTVNFFLGTAMNEAEIERAIDHSREADFVTRSYAALQENWEHYLGAWNCELPDQDAQRMLNTWNPYQSQRNFLFSRNISYYATGTFRGVGYRDTAQDILAVVPYGPEAAKDKVRLLLGQQYQDGHVNHYFFPNEGWDPVTSIHSDDHLWTALAVWDILAETGDAAFLQENIPFYDGGEAPLYDHLKRAVDFTVSNLGPNGFPLMLRSDWNDQLFRVCREGRGESIWTAMQFGTVLLRMKDLAAASGYPEHAADYDRLYGEQKQLVNTLGWDGQWFRRAVMDDGRYLGTAEHEEAQIWLNAQTWATLSGMAESDKGLKAMDSVRDILDTELGIRKLHPSITTFPDPADPLTNYNKGTGENGAVFCHANTWAIIAECMLGRGDQAYKYYRQLIPNIAMEQAGIWRYKAEPYVYASNLFGPESDRFGLANVSWLTGTAAWMYVAATQYIMGIKPVLAGLSINPCIPSSWEGFSVTRRFRGCEYEITVKNNSHVCSGVREIRVDGERLEGTVIPAYPHKQSVKVEVIL; from the coding sequence ATGAGCAAGAGCAATGGAGAGGAGCTGACCGATATGAACGCCAATGAACCAGTATCATCTGCATCATCCGTACCGTCCACATCATCCACGCCACCCGCAGGCCCTTCCGGCCGCGCACAGAGTAACAAGGCTGTAGAACCGCCTTATGGGGTCAGTCTACTTGCGCGCACAAATGAGCTGGACCAGTATTTTACCTTCAACGATGACGCGAGGGAGGTAGAGTTCAAGCGGCATGATATGCCGACCCCCTGGCTGAACTATTTATCCAACGGCACCTTCCATACCATGCTGTCCCATGCGGGCGGGGGGTTGTCCTTCTACAAGTCTCCGCAGATCTGGCGGATTACCCGCTACCGTTTCTTCCATCTGCCCACCGACCGCTCCGGCCCGTATATTTACTTGCAGGATGCCGGAACAGGCAGCTACTGGTGTCCCACGTATGAGCCGGCCTTCCGGAAGCCGCAGGAGTGGCGGAGCAGCCATGGCATGGGTTATACCCGCTTTGAAGCACAGGCAGAGGAGCTGGCGGCGAAGACGGTTTATTTTGTCGGGCCCTATGAGAATTCCCTGATCTGGAATCTGACGCTGACGAACCATAGCAGCGAAGCCAAGGAGCTGAACGTGTATGCCTACGCCGAGTTTGGGATGATGGAATTCATGCGCGAGCTGCAATGGCAATGCTATAACAAGCATCAGGTCTCGGCGCAGTACCATGAGAAGGAAGCGCTGATCTACAAATACGGGGTGGAAAATCAGCCCAAGCCGGACGAAACCCCGCTGGTCTATATGATGTCCGATGCACCGCTCGCCGGATATGACGGAGACCGTGAAGAATTCATCGGCAGCTACCGCAGTGAATCCAATCCGGCCGCTATTGAGCAGGGGGGCTGCACTGGATCAACGATTCTGGGAGGCGACCCCTGCGGCGCACTCCAGGTCCGGGTAAAGCTCGCGCCCGGCGAGACCCGCACCGTGAACTTTTTTCTCGGGACAGCCATGAACGAAGCCGAGATTGAACGGGCCATCGACCATTCGCGGGAGGCGGATTTTGTCACCCGTTCCTATGCGGCGCTTCAGGAGAACTGGGAGCATTATCTCGGGGCCTGGAATTGTGAGCTGCCGGATCAGGATGCGCAGCGTATGCTCAACACCTGGAATCCGTACCAGTCGCAGCGGAATTTCCTTTTCTCGCGCAATATTTCGTATTATGCCACCGGCACCTTCCGGGGCGTAGGCTACCGGGATACCGCTCAGGATATTCTGGCAGTCGTACCGTACGGTCCCGAGGCAGCCAAGGATAAAGTCCGCCTGCTCCTGGGGCAGCAGTATCAGGACGGGCATGTGAATCATTACTTTTTCCCTAATGAGGGCTGGGACCCGGTCACCAGCATCCATTCGGATGATCACCTGTGGACAGCGCTGGCCGTATGGGACATTCTTGCCGAGACCGGAGACGCGGCATTCCTCCAGGAAAATATTCCGTTCTATGACGGCGGTGAAGCGCCGCTCTATGATCATTTGAAGCGGGCGGTGGACTTCACCGTCTCCAATCTGGGGCCGAACGGCTTCCCGCTGATGCTGCGCTCGGACTGGAATGACCAGCTTTTCCGCGTATGCCGTGAGGGCAGAGGGGAGAGCATCTGGACAGCGATGCAGTTCGGGACGGTGCTGCTGCGCATGAAGGATTTGGCGGCGGCCTCCGGTTACCCGGAGCATGCGGCGGACTATGACCGGCTCTACGGGGAGCAGAAGCAACTCGTGAACACGCTGGGCTGGGACGGGCAATGGTTCCGGCGGGCGGTGATGGATGACGGGCGGTATCTGGGGACCGCTGAGCATGAGGAGGCCCAGATCTGGCTCAATGCCCAGACCTGGGCGACCCTGTCCGGGATGGCCGAGTCTGACAAGGGACTGAAGGCGATGGACAGTGTGCGTGACATTCTCGATACTGAGCTGGGCATCCGAAAACTGCACCCGTCCATCACCACCTTCCCCGATCCCGCCGATCCGCTAACCAACTATAACAAAGGAACCGGGGAGAACGGGGCCGTCTTCTGCCACGCCAATACCTGGGCAATTATTGCGGAGTGCATGCTGGGCAGAGGGGACCAGGCGTACAAATATTACCGCCAGCTCATCCCGAACATCGCCATGGAGCAGGCCGGAATCTGGCGCTACAAAGCGGAGCCGTATGTCTACGCCTCGAACCTGTTCGGGCCGGAGTCCGACAGATTCGGTCTGGCGAATGTATCCTGGCTGACGGGGACCGCCGCGTGGATGTATGTAGCCGCTACGCAGTACATTATGGGCATCAAGCCGGTGCTGGCCGGACTGTCCATTAACCCGTGCATCCCGTCTTCCTGGGAGGGCTTCTCGGTCACCCGGCGCTTCCGGGGCTGTGAGTATGAGATTACCGTGAAGAATAACAGCCATGTCTGCTCAGGCGTCCGGGAAATCCGGGTTGACGGCGAACGGCTCGAAGGAACAGTCATACCCGCGTACCCGCACAAGCAATCAGTGAAAGTGGAGGTCATATTATAA